Proteins encoded in a region of the Roseofilum casamattae BLCC-M143 genome:
- the rd gene encoding rubredoxin, which produces MTKYICTVCAYVYDPAEGDPDSGIAPGTAFEDIPDDWVCPTCGVGKEDFEPED; this is translated from the coding sequence ATGACAAAGTATATCTGCACTGTTTGTGCGTATGTCTACGATCCTGCTGAAGGCGACCCCGATAGCGGGATTGCTCCGGGAACAGCTTTTGAGGATATTCCCGATGATTGGGTTTGTCCGACTTGTGGCGTAGGTAAGGAGGATTTTGAACCCGAAGATTGA
- the rplI gene encoding 50S ribosomal protein L9: MSKRVQIVLSQDITKLGKSGDVVEVARGYARNFLIPKGMGMRATPGLLKQVEIRKEKERQRLLEEKRQAEGRKTALETIGRFTIRKQVGEGEAIFGTVTTQEVAEVILETTAQEVDRRGITLPEISKLGFYQAQVKLHPEVTATVEIQVAAL; the protein is encoded by the coding sequence ATGAGCAAAAGAGTACAAATCGTATTAAGCCAAGACATCACCAAATTGGGTAAGTCAGGTGATGTGGTTGAAGTTGCCCGAGGTTATGCTCGCAACTTCCTAATTCCCAAAGGCATGGGCATGAGAGCCACTCCAGGTTTGCTCAAGCAAGTGGAAATCCGCAAAGAGAAAGAGCGCCAGCGTTTGCTGGAAGAAAAACGGCAAGCGGAAGGACGGAAAACTGCTCTGGAAACCATCGGCCGCTTTACAATTCGCAAGCAAGTGGGCGAAGGGGAAGCGATTTTCGGAACTGTAACCACGCAAGAAGTGGCAGAAGTTATCCTGGAAACTACCGCTCAAGAAGTCGATCGGCGCGGTATTACCTTACCGGAAATTAGCAAACTGGGCTTCTATCAAGCGCAAGTCAAGCTGCACCCGGAAGTTACAGCTACGGTTGAGATTCAAGTCGCGGCACTGTAG
- a CDS encoding TRC40/GET3/ArsA family transport-energizing ATPase, which translates to MRVILMTGKGGVGKTSVAAATGLRCAELGYKTLVLSTDPAHSLADSFDLELGHEARSVKPNLWGAELDALMELEGNWGAVKRYITEVLQARGLDGVQAEELAILPGMDEIFGLVRMKRHYDEGQYDVLIIDSAPTGTALRLLSIPEVGGWYMRRFYKPLQGMSVALRPLVEPLFKPIAGFSLPNKEVMDAPYEFYEQIEELERVLTDNQQTSVRLVTNPEKMVIKESLRAHAYLSLYNVATDMVVANRIIPEEVNDPFFQRWKAHQQEYRQQIHDNFSPLPVKEVPLFSDEMCGLESLERLKETLYKDEDPTQVYYAENTIRVVQNPDHYSLELYLPGIPKDQVQLNKTGDELNVRIGNHRRNLVLPQSLAALKPSGAKMEEDYLKIRFTEMTKV; encoded by the coding sequence ATGCGCGTAATTTTGATGACCGGGAAAGGCGGAGTTGGGAAAACCTCCGTTGCTGCTGCTACTGGGTTGCGTTGTGCGGAGCTGGGTTATAAAACCCTAGTTCTGAGCACCGACCCCGCCCATTCTCTCGCCGACAGTTTCGATCTAGAATTGGGTCACGAGGCGCGATCGGTCAAACCCAACCTCTGGGGAGCGGAACTGGATGCACTTATGGAGCTGGAAGGCAACTGGGGAGCGGTGAAGCGCTATATCACTGAAGTTCTGCAAGCGCGCGGGTTGGATGGCGTACAAGCGGAAGAGCTGGCAATTCTGCCCGGGATGGATGAGATTTTTGGTTTGGTGCGGATGAAGCGCCACTACGACGAAGGCCAATACGACGTCCTGATTATCGACTCTGCACCCACGGGAACGGCGCTGCGACTGCTGAGTATCCCGGAGGTTGGGGGGTGGTACATGCGCCGGTTCTACAAGCCGTTGCAGGGCATGTCAGTGGCGCTGCGCCCCCTAGTCGAGCCACTGTTCAAACCCATCGCTGGATTCTCGTTGCCAAATAAGGAGGTGATGGATGCGCCTTATGAATTTTACGAGCAGATTGAAGAACTCGAGCGCGTACTTACGGACAATCAACAAACCTCGGTGCGCTTGGTGACCAATCCCGAAAAAATGGTGATTAAGGAATCTCTGCGCGCCCATGCTTATTTGAGTTTATATAATGTGGCTACGGATATGGTGGTAGCGAATCGAATTATCCCTGAAGAAGTGAACGATCCGTTTTTCCAACGGTGGAAAGCACACCAACAGGAATATCGCCAGCAAATTCACGATAACTTTAGTCCGCTTCCGGTGAAAGAAGTTCCTTTATTTTCCGATGAAATGTGCGGGTTAGAGTCCTTGGAGCGGTTGAAGGAAACTTTGTATAAAGACGAAGATCCGACCCAGGTTTATTATGCCGAAAATACGATTCGCGTGGTGCAAAATCCCGACCACTATAGCTTGGAACTCTATTTACCGGGAATTCCCAAAGACCAGGTACAATTAAATAAAACTGGGGATGAGTTAAACGTGCGCATTGGCAACCACCGACGCAATTTAGTTTTGCCTCAGTCTTTGGCGGCGCTGAAACCTTCGGGAGCAAAAATGGAGGAAGATTACCTTAAGATTCGCTTTACGGAAATGACGAAAGTCTAA
- the ndhN gene encoding NAD(P)H-quinone oxidoreductase subunit N encodes MALIITGQRLIRDLEQQGALGMYVPLEGGYEGRYIRRIRAAGYIALSLSARGLGDLSAYLMGVHGVRPPHLGKKSSGKKAAVGEVYFIPPIVQTQVDQLPDKSKGLLLWIIEGHILSSEELNYLSLLPTLEPRVKVIVELGGDRQVRWLPLNQAL; translated from the coding sequence ATGGCACTCATTATTACCGGACAACGTCTAATTCGCGACCTAGAACAGCAGGGCGCACTCGGCATGTACGTTCCCCTCGAAGGAGGATACGAAGGACGCTACATCCGTCGCATCCGAGCAGCAGGTTATATTGCCCTGTCTCTGAGCGCGCGAGGATTGGGCGATTTATCTGCCTACCTGATGGGAGTCCATGGCGTGCGCCCCCCGCACCTGGGCAAAAAAAGCAGCGGTAAGAAAGCTGCCGTCGGTGAGGTATACTTCATTCCTCCCATCGTGCAAACCCAAGTAGACCAACTCCCCGATAAGTCAAAAGGACTGTTGCTCTGGATTATTGAAGGACACATCCTCTCCTCAGAAGAGTTAAATTACTTAAGCTTACTGCCAACTTTAGAACCGCGAGTTAAGGTAATAGTGGAGCTAGGAGGCGATCGCCAAGTGCGCTGGCTTCCCCTAAACCAAGCTCTATAA
- a CDS encoding NAD(P)/FAD-dependent oxidoreductase yields MSDRPSSIIIVGGGAAGFFAAISCKTTSPESNVTLLEAGKTVLSKVSISGGGRCNVTHACFDPAALVQSYPRGAKALRGAFTRFQPRDTVAWFESQGVKLKTEGDGRMFPVTDDSQTIVDCLLGRARKLGVEVVVRSPVVGIEKRETGFTVRIKSGQKVLAKECDRILLATGSHPSGYQLAQQLGHEIIPPVPSLFTFKIGDRQLRELSGISVSSARVQLPEFKLIQTGPVLITHWGLSGPATLKLSAWGARDLKQANYQTKLFVNWLPESKPDDLRQLLLKVKSQLAAKTLSANCPIPIPRRLWQYLLGKIEITERLRWAECSKVKLNKLLQTLTQDTYQITGKGVFKEEFVTCGGIPLKEANFKTMESRCCPGLYFAGEILDVDGITGGFNFQNAWTTGWLAGLAMTLK; encoded by the coding sequence ATGAGCGATCGCCCTTCTTCTATTATTATTGTCGGTGGAGGGGCCGCTGGTTTTTTTGCGGCCATCTCCTGTAAAACGACTTCTCCCGAGAGCAACGTCACTCTATTGGAAGCAGGAAAAACCGTGCTTTCCAAAGTGTCGATTTCTGGGGGAGGACGGTGTAACGTGACTCATGCCTGTTTCGATCCTGCCGCGTTGGTGCAGTCCTATCCGAGAGGTGCGAAAGCGTTGCGCGGCGCCTTTACTCGCTTTCAACCTCGGGATACCGTTGCCTGGTTCGAGTCCCAAGGAGTGAAGCTGAAAACGGAGGGCGACGGACGGATGTTTCCGGTGACGGATGATTCGCAAACTATTGTGGATTGCTTGCTGGGACGGGCGCGGAAGTTGGGAGTTGAGGTGGTGGTGCGATCGCCAGTTGTCGGTATTGAGAAGCGCGAAACTGGCTTTACGGTGCGGATAAAGTCCGGTCAAAAAGTATTGGCGAAAGAGTGCGATCGCATTTTACTGGCAACTGGAAGTCATCCTAGCGGCTATCAACTCGCGCAACAGTTGGGTCACGAGATTATTCCGCCGGTTCCTTCCTTATTTACGTTTAAAATAGGCGATCGTCAACTTAGAGAATTAAGCGGGATTTCCGTCTCGTCGGCGCGAGTTCAGCTTCCCGAATTTAAACTAATACAAACCGGCCCGGTTTTAATTACCCATTGGGGATTGAGCGGTCCCGCAACCTTGAAGCTTTCCGCTTGGGGGGCGCGGGATTTAAAACAAGCCAATTATCAAACTAAGTTATTCGTCAATTGGTTGCCGGAATCAAAACCCGACGACCTCCGACAATTACTATTAAAAGTAAAATCTCAGCTTGCCGCAAAAACCTTATCCGCCAACTGTCCCATTCCTATTCCGCGACGGTTATGGCAGTATTTGTTAGGCAAAATTGAAATAACAGAACGGTTGCGCTGGGCGGAATGTTCTAAAGTGAAATTGAATAAGTTATTGCAAACTCTGACCCAAGATACTTATCAAATTACCGGGAAAGGAGTATTCAAAGAAGAATTCGTTACCTGCGGCGGTATTCCCCTGAAAGAAGCCAACTTCAAAACCATGGAAAGTCGCTGTTGTCCCGGTCTCTATTTTGCTGGAGAAATCCTAGATGTGGATGGGATTACCGGAGGTTTTAATTTCCAGAATGCGTGGACGACGGGATGGTTAGCTGGACTAGCGATGACGTTAAAATAG
- a CDS encoding ABC transporter permease has translation MRKRPILFYILAGFFGLFVLFLYSPAIAIFILSLQGPDGTLVFPVRSFGFYWLGQVFQEQRVGNFVEAFGRSLVLGFLVVAIAITVSLMASLAFRRSFKGARFLFYLTISSLVVPGILISLGIGIAFQVLNLPTNWFSSGLGAHLTWTVPFAFLIMIGVFNRFNPYYEEAARDLGASNWKTLQEIVLPLIFPSLIGVALLTFTLSYDEFIRTSLVSGQYNTLPLEIFGMTTNVTSPALYALGTLTTLFSGTLIALGFLSYRYLSRK, from the coding sequence ATGAGAAAACGACCGATTTTATTCTACATTCTTGCCGGGTTCTTTGGGCTTTTTGTCCTGTTTCTCTACAGTCCGGCGATCGCAATTTTTATTCTCTCCTTACAAGGGCCGGATGGAACCCTCGTGTTTCCCGTTCGCAGTTTTGGCTTCTATTGGTTAGGCCAAGTCTTTCAAGAACAACGAGTCGGGAATTTTGTCGAGGCCTTCGGCCGCTCCCTCGTACTCGGATTTTTGGTGGTTGCGATCGCAATTACCGTCAGCCTGATGGCCAGCCTCGCCTTTCGGCGATCGTTCAAAGGCGCGCGCTTCCTCTTTTATCTCACCATTTCCAGCTTAGTCGTTCCCGGCATTTTAATCTCATTAGGCATTGGCATTGCTTTCCAAGTTCTCAACCTTCCCACCAACTGGTTTTCCTCCGGACTCGGAGCGCATTTAACCTGGACAGTGCCCTTCGCCTTTTTAATTATGATTGGGGTCTTTAACCGATTTAATCCCTATTATGAAGAAGCGGCGCGAGATCTGGGGGCAAGCAACTGGAAAACCTTACAAGAAATCGTCCTTCCCTTAATTTTTCCCAGCTTAATTGGAGTGGCACTGCTCACCTTCACCCTCTCCTACGATGAATTTATCCGCACCTCCCTCGTCTCCGGACAATACAACACCCTACCCCTAGAGATCTTCGGCATGACCACCAACGTTACCTCCCCCGCCCTCTACGCTCTCGGAACCCTCACTACCCTCTTCTCCGGAACCCTTATCGCTCTCGGGTTTCTCTCCTACCGCTACCTCTCCCGCAAATAG
- a CDS encoding PEP-CTERM sorting domain-containing protein, with the protein MKQQKTIEWASAIGLLSTVTVTLGAIAPSASAITLTGTQWDGSSTSLTWDEKNAVSGFELIAGSPTTYNTDFANIVQNSQTVGALFGGEPSLELADSGSLGIIELNWSGGSLTNKSGRDLVVYETGGLGAPEAFAVSVSQDGEEFSEYQYQFSDHFSTTYNLFATVLDLSTFGIAEGETIQSIRIRNLTPGDRVAGSDGQGFLGGNYDARTHALGGTFDPASKLDADIIYVVGLHDLIPPEPEPVSTVPEPSASIGLLFLGLAGIGLRLRKA; encoded by the coding sequence ATGAAGCAGCAGAAAACAATTGAATGGGCATCTGCAATTGGTTTATTGTCAACTGTAACAGTGACCTTAGGAGCGATCGCCCCATCAGCCAGTGCGATAACCTTAACCGGAACCCAATGGGATGGGAGTTCCACCAGCTTAACCTGGGATGAAAAAAACGCAGTTAGCGGATTCGAGTTAATTGCAGGCAGTCCGACAACCTACAATACAGACTTTGCCAACATCGTACAAAATAGTCAAACCGTGGGAGCGCTCTTTGGCGGAGAGCCATCCTTAGAGCTGGCCGATAGCGGTAGTTTAGGAATTATCGAACTCAATTGGAGTGGCGGATCTCTAACGAACAAAAGCGGCCGCGATTTGGTCGTCTACGAAACTGGCGGCCTTGGCGCTCCAGAAGCATTTGCTGTCTCTGTCAGTCAAGATGGAGAAGAATTTAGCGAATATCAATATCAATTTAGCGACCACTTTTCGACAACGTATAATCTCTTTGCCACTGTGTTGGATCTCAGTACGTTTGGTATAGCCGAGGGCGAAACCATTCAATCCATTCGCATTCGTAACCTAACTCCCGGCGATCGCGTTGCGGGAAGTGATGGGCAAGGATTCCTCGGTGGCAACTACGATGCGCGCACCCACGCTCTCGGAGGAACCTTCGATCCGGCAAGTAAACTCGATGCCGATATTATTTATGTGGTTGGACTGCACGATCTGATTCCGCCAGAACCGGAACCGGTATCCACAGTCCCCGAACCTTCTGCAAGCATCGGCTTATTGTTTCTGGGGTTAGCTGGGATTGGTCTGCGTTTGCGTAAGGCATGA
- the dnaB gene encoding replicative DNA helicase has product MASQTEPKAIQETLPPQNVEAEESILGGILLDPEAIARVLDILRPEAFSLLAHQQIYKAALTLHNSGKPTDFMTVNSWLSDRNQLEKVGGQSKLVQLLDRTVSAVNIDEYAKLVMDKYLRRQLITAGHEIVQLGYDTATDIKVILDRAEQKIFGLTQDKIQQGLVPIAETLTHTYAEIQSNSTGEALPGLPCDFYDLDAMTGGFQRSDLIIIAGRPSMGKTSFALNVAHKISQSSHLATAIFSLEMSKEQLALRLLSSEAGIESNRLRSGRISQTEWEPLIEAQTNLSELPIYIDDTANTTVGQMRSQARRLQAEQGKLGLILLDYLQLMEGGSDNRVQELSKITRQLKGLARELNVPVIALSQLSRSVESRTNKRPMMSDLRESGSIEQDADLVIMLYRDEYYNPDTTDRAIAEVIITKHRNGPTGVVKLIFDPEFTRFRNLAQPQ; this is encoded by the coding sequence ATGGCGAGCCAGACCGAACCTAAAGCAATTCAGGAGACCCTTCCTCCGCAGAATGTTGAAGCAGAAGAATCGATCCTCGGGGGTATTTTACTCGATCCGGAGGCGATCGCCCGCGTCTTGGATATTCTGCGCCCGGAAGCTTTTTCTCTCTTAGCTCACCAACAGATTTACAAAGCCGCGCTAACTCTGCATAACAGCGGCAAACCTACGGACTTTATGACGGTAAATAGTTGGTTGAGCGATCGCAACCAACTGGAAAAAGTCGGCGGACAGAGCAAGCTGGTGCAGCTATTAGACCGAACCGTCAGCGCGGTGAATATTGACGAGTATGCCAAACTCGTCATGGACAAGTACTTGCGCCGTCAGTTAATTACTGCCGGTCACGAAATCGTCCAGCTCGGTTACGATACCGCAACCGACATTAAAGTAATTCTCGATCGCGCCGAGCAAAAAATCTTTGGCCTCACCCAAGATAAAATACAACAGGGGTTAGTCCCCATCGCCGAAACGTTAACCCATACCTATGCCGAGATTCAATCCAATAGTACGGGGGAAGCGCTCCCCGGACTGCCTTGCGACTTCTACGATCTCGATGCCATGACGGGAGGGTTTCAGCGTTCCGATTTAATTATTATTGCCGGCCGCCCTTCTATGGGAAAAACTTCATTTGCGTTAAATGTGGCCCATAAAATTTCCCAATCCAGTCATTTAGCCACGGCTATTTTTAGTTTGGAAATGTCGAAAGAGCAATTAGCTTTGCGACTGCTTTCGAGTGAAGCGGGAATTGAGAGCAACCGCTTGCGTTCCGGACGAATTAGCCAAACGGAATGGGAACCGTTAATTGAAGCGCAAACCAATCTTTCCGAACTGCCGATCTATATTGACGATACGGCAAATACAACTGTAGGGCAAATGCGATCGCAAGCCCGACGCCTGCAAGCCGAACAAGGAAAACTGGGTCTCATTTTATTAGATTATTTGCAACTGATGGAAGGGGGAAGCGATAATCGGGTGCAAGAATTATCGAAAATTACGCGACAATTAAAAGGACTGGCACGGGAGTTAAATGTACCGGTGATCGCGCTTTCGCAGTTGAGTCGTTCCGTGGAGTCGCGCACGAATAAACGACCGATGATGTCGGACTTGCGCGAGAGCGGATCGATCGAGCAAGATGCGGATTTAGTGATTATGTTATATCGCGACGAATACTATAATCCAGATACCACCGATCGCGCGATCGCCGAAGTCATTATTACCAAACACCGCAACGGCCCGACAGGAGTCGTAAAGCTCATTTTCGACCCCGAGTTTACCCGCTTCCGCAACCTCGCGCAACCGCAATAA
- a CDS encoding transcriptional repressor, with the protein MSLYNPASLKAELNAKGWRLTPQRETILHVFQNLPRGNHLSAEELHDLLKQRGEKISLSTIYRTVKLMARMGIVRELELAEGHKHYELNHPYPHHHHHIVCVQCNQTLEFKNDTILKQSLKQSCKMGVQMIDCQLTIHAVCPEAIRRGWPAMLPSNWSCPRAIAASHDLEILQEQLEELEDEEAVGV; encoded by the coding sequence ATGTCTCTGTATAACCCTGCCTCTCTAAAAGCCGAGCTTAATGCAAAAGGTTGGCGATTAACCCCACAGCGAGAAACCATCTTGCATGTCTTCCAGAACCTACCCAGAGGAAACCACCTGAGTGCGGAAGAACTGCATGACTTACTGAAACAACGAGGGGAAAAAATCAGTTTATCCACCATTTACCGGACGGTAAAACTGATGGCAAGAATGGGAATTGTCCGGGAACTGGAACTAGCGGAAGGTCACAAACACTACGAATTAAACCATCCTTATCCCCACCATCACCATCACATTGTCTGCGTACAGTGCAACCAAACCTTAGAATTTAAAAATGATACTATTCTTAAGCAAAGCTTAAAACAGTCGTGCAAAATGGGCGTGCAAATGATCGACTGCCAGCTCACGATCCATGCTGTCTGTCCGGAAGCCATTCGCCGAGGCTGGCCGGCCATGCTGCCGAGCAATTGGTCTTGTCCGCGCGCGATCGCCGCCAGCCATGATTTAGAAATCCTGCAAGAGCAACTCGAAGAGCTAGAAGACGAAGAGGCTGTTGGAGTCTAA